The DNA sequence GAACAGGTGGAAAGCAATATAGTCAGATGCCCAGACAGTGAAGCCGCCGAGAAGATGGTTCAACTTATCGATGAGATTCGTAGACAGAAGGACTCCCTAGGAGGCGTAGTAGAGTGCGTAGTACGCAATGTTCCAAAAGGTTTAGGAGAACCAGTATTCGACAAGTTGGAAGCAGACTTGGCCAAGGCGATTATGTCATTGCCAGCGACTAAGGGATTTGAAATTGGCTCAGGTTTTGCAGGTACTTTGATGACAGGCAGTGAACACAACGACGAGTTTTATGTGGATGAGGGGGGAAATATCCGCACCCGCACTAACAATTCAGGGGGGATTCAGGGAGGCATCAGCAATGGGGAGAATATCATACTGCGGGCGGCCTTCAAACCTACTGCTACCATAGGAAAGGAACAAAAAACCGTCACAACAGAAGGACAGGAGACTGTGTTAGCCGCCAAGGGGAGACATGACCCCTGTGTACTACCGAGAGCAGTCCCCATGGTAGAGGCCATGGTGGCACTGGTATTGTGCGATCACCTTCTCCGTCATCAGGCTCAATGTAATTGGCTGTAACATAAAGCTTTACAGGGGCTTAAAGTCAAATAGCCCCCACAGTTGTCTGTTATCCCTCTAGTTTCTCATTGAGGATTTGGTTGGTGAGTTTTGGATCGGCCCTGCCACCAGTGGCTTTCATGATTTGACCCACAAAGAAGCCTTGTAGTTTCTTCTTGCCAGCCTTGTATTGTGCCACCTTGTCGGCATTTTCTGCCAATACCCTGTCAATAATGGCACTCAACTCCTCTGGGTTGGAGATAGTCACCATGCCCCGACTTTCCACCAGTTGTTTGGGAGAGCCTCCTTTTTCCAACAATTCTGGCAGTATTTCCTTAGCAATCTTGCCACTGATAGTCCCCTCCTCAATCAGGCTAATTAATTCCGCCAACATGGGGGGTTTGAGAGGAAGGTCGTTAATGGTTAAATTGGGTTGGCTGTTGAGATAGGCGGCAATGTCTTGAGTTACCCAGTTGGCCGCACTTTTTGGGTTGGCGCCTGCTGCCACCACTGCCTCAAAGTATAGGGCAACATCTTTGTCGTCGGTTAGTACTCTGGCGTCGTAGATAGACAAC is a window from the Geminocystis sp. M7585_C2015_104 genome containing:
- the aroC gene encoding chorismate synthase, coding for MGSIFGKLFTISTFGESHGGGIGVVIDGCPPRIEISAEEIQFELNRRKPGQSKITTPRQEEDLCEILSGVFEGKTLGTPIAILVRNRDIRPQDYEEMAVKYRPSHADATYEAKYGIRNWQGGGRASARETIGRVAAGAIAKKILRQLAGGEIVAYVKSIKHITAHVNPDTVTLEQVESNIVRCPDSEAAEKMVQLIDEIRRQKDSLGGVVECVVRNVPKGLGEPVFDKLEADLAKAIMSLPATKGFEIGSGFAGTLMTGSEHNDEFYVDEGGNIRTRTNNSGGIQGGISNGENIILRAAFKPTATIGKEQKTVTTEGQETVLAAKGRHDPCVLPRAVPMVEAMVALVLCDHLLRHQAQCNWL